Proteins found in one Neomonachus schauinslandi chromosome 1, ASM220157v2, whole genome shotgun sequence genomic segment:
- the LOC110584982 gene encoding histone H1.8, producing MAPGSIASSDVSTSSASSTSLPSTVGSSGVSESEEPGPSRSTTRGPRRHPPVLRMVLEALQAGERRRGTSVAAIKVYILQKYPTVDVLRLKYLLKQALATGMHRGLLVRPTNSKARGATGSFKLVPKHKRKVQPRKTPIMTAPRKPSEAKEKVPKKPREAKKDPPNTGEVKRGPRKLREVRTSPPKPGAAKEKAPKKGGQTKDQEARASEARKASQQPDKATRAPPSATGPSGKSKVKGRRKSQGRKTKAGSRSAKPTVPKGKNGTASPAKKKENHVPKEVVAHAAKAGPKATAAALPRGGGSKTVPEPLARKTEAPKGPRRPGMPTKDSSSKLASRKVEAES from the exons ATGGCTCCTGGGAGCATTGCCTCCAGTGACGTCTCAACCTCCTCAGCGTCCTCAACCTCCTTGCCCTCCACAGTAGGGTCGTCCGGAGTGTCTGAGTCTGAAGAGCCAG gccCGAGCCGCAGCACCACCCGAGGGCCGCGCCGCCACCCTCCCGTGCTGCGCATGGTCCTGGAGGCGCTGCAGGCGGGAGAGCGGCGCCGGGGCACCTCCGTGGCGGCCATCAAGGTTTACATCCTGCAGAAGTACCCTACGGTGGATGTCCTCCGGCTCAAGTACCTGCTGAAGCAGGCCCTGGCCACGGGCATGCACCGCGGCCTGCTTGTCAGGCCCACCAACTCCAAGGCCAGGGGGGCCACTGGCAGCTTCAAA TTGGTTCCCAAGCATAAGAGGAAAGTCCAACCCAGGAAGACCCCCATCATGACAGCCCCCAGGAAACCCAGTGAGGCCAAGGAGAAGGTCCCCAAGAAACCAAGGGAGGCAAAGAAGGACCCTCCCAACACAGGCGAGGTGAAAAGGGGACCCAGGAAGCTGCGAGAGGTGAGGACGTCTCCTCCCAAACCAGGTGCAGCCAAGGAGAAGGCTCCCAAGAAAGGCGGCCAGACCAAAGACCAAGAGGCAAGAGCAAGTGAGGCCAGAAAGGCCTCCCAACAGCCAGACAAGGCCACACGGGCCCCTCCCAGTGCCACCGGACCCAGTGGGAAGTCAAAGGtcaaaggcagaaggaagagccagGGTAG gaaaacaaaagctggGAGTCGGAGCGCAAAACCCACGGTCCCCAAG GGCAAGAATGGTACTGCTTCTCCagccaaaaagaaggaaaatcacgTCCCTAAAGAGGTCGTTGCCCACGCGGCCAAGGCGGGGCCCAAAGCCACGGCCGCTGCTCTTCCCAGGGGTGGTGGGTCTAAGACAGTGCCTGAACCCCTGGCCAGGAAGACAGAGGCCCCCAAGGGCCCAAGGAGGCCGGGCATGCCCACCAAGGACTCATCGTCCAAACTGGCCAGTAGGAAGGTGGAGGCTGAAAGCTAG